One Candidatus Schekmanbacteria bacterium DNA segment encodes these proteins:
- the flgL gene encoding flagellar hook-associated protein FlgL — MRVTQKMVMDDLVKSLSHINSRIASLEEKASSGKRINKPSDDPAAYYKTLDINSAKNSITQFETNLSSGKDWLSSTDSALGSVYDMLVRAKEITLANSNDTVSANERKNAAQEVSGIFEQVVQTGNTQVGSSFIFGGTEILSEPFDSDGEYNGNQANIEIEIDKNKRMVINCNGKDVFKKDGGEDIFNILNDLKTGLENNDKVTIQAQIDKLDSAMDQISDYRANVGAKINHIDNTSVWFQDSKSRLDVLLSDNQDADMTEVITDLAREQTALQATLSSAAKVISYSLVDFLK; from the coding sequence GAATTGCATCTCTTGAAGAAAAGGCATCGAGTGGAAAGCGAATTAACAAGCCATCAGATGATCCCGCTGCCTATTATAAGACGTTAGATATTAATTCAGCGAAAAATTCAATTACTCAATTTGAAACTAATTTATCTTCAGGGAAAGATTGGCTAAGCTCAACAGATTCAGCTTTAGGTTCAGTGTATGATATGCTTGTTAGAGCAAAAGAGATTACATTGGCCAATTCTAATGATACTGTAAGTGCAAATGAAAGAAAGAATGCGGCTCAGGAAGTTTCAGGAATATTTGAACAGGTAGTTCAAACTGGAAACACTCAAGTAGGTTCGAGTTTTATTTTTGGTGGCACAGAAATTCTTTCTGAGCCATTTGACTCGGACGGCGAATATAATGGCAACCAGGCGAATATTGAAATTGAGATTGATAAAAACAAGCGTATGGTAATTAATTGTAATGGTAAGGATGTTTTTAAGAAAGACGGTGGAGAAGATATTTTTAATATATTAAATGATTTAAAAACAGGTCTTGAGAATAATGATAAAGTAACGATCCAGGCACAGATTGATAAACTAGATTCTGCTATGGATCAGATATCCGATTATAGGGCAAATGTAGGAGCAAAAATTAATCACATTGATAATACATCTGTATGGTTTCAAGATTCTAAATCACGACTTGATGTACTTTTATCCGATAATCAGGATGCTGATATGACAGAAGTTATTACTGATCTTGCTCGCGAACAAACTGCACTACAGGCTACCCTTTCTTCAGCTGCTAAAGTTATATCATATAGCTTGGTAGATTTTTTGAAATAG